From the genome of Perca fluviatilis chromosome 8, GENO_Pfluv_1.0, whole genome shotgun sequence:
TCCTTCCTCCTTTGTATATCAGGCTTTGCTCTACTCAAAAGACATATTAAGAGGGAGGAGAAGATTGCTCAGACCAATGGGAGTGCAGAGTTGGAGTCACTAAGGAAAGAGGAGAACAGCTTCATACACTGTGAGCAGTTTATACCGGCCTTGGACTGCAATTCTGACAGAGAGTCTCACTTGTGAGCCTTAGCACAACCTCTTCTCTTCTGACTCAGCTCCATGGAGCACCTCAGATGTACAGAGGAACACGCTGTGGACACTTTTCATAGCACACAGTGTATATTTGTACAGGGTTTTTGTAGATGActagtcatttaaaaaataaataaaaaacatgctaTTTCTGGAATTtataaatgtatcaatttgTGTTTTTCATGAATGGAAGACTTTTatagaaaaaaagtgttattgtggtgtatttttttgtttgtcttcttttttatgattaaacttgaaaaaaaaagaaaaaaatctgttcTTGGATTCAAcatactagtgcagtgcccgttgaaaatgtgcctgtttggaacgggccaattgcttggcctgtgatattgctgcttgtagaattcatcaaaaccaaattgtaccgcaaaattacttacagaagaaCCCCAAACAacttcatatgcaactcccctgtataccctactactaacttactgatttacctgacagagaacgttgcagattcagaatgtattTACAAGCACtctaggtgtatgtgtgtgcgtgtgtgcgtgcgtgcgtgcgtgtgcatagAGTTGTCTCATGTCGTATGACACGTAACACCcgatgtgtgcttcttttaccaatATATATtcaacgatatcttttgcattttgaATCCAAACAACGTAAAACTTGGCAccgcacttactcgtgcccatagcaaaacacctgtcaagtttgaaatccatcagaCTAACAGTTCtagagatatgcgcataacacacagacagacgcacacacagacaaaaagacgttcctgcaatttatatatatatatatatatatatatatatatatatatatatatatatactgtattaagGTGCCTGGATAAGATGGTTAAATGCCGTCATGTCAGTCGTGGCTTTGCTTTCAGTTCAGAAGACTTACGGACATTTAACGGGTCTGTAGACCTTTTCTGTGGTGTAGGAGATGTGAATGtgttaaagtaatgaataaGGTCAACAAGCAGATCAAAGCTTGAGGCAGCACAGCTGCACAGAACAGCGAAAGTCTGCCTGTTGGCATACAAAGGGGAAATACCACATCTGTCCAGATGTAAGAAAAAGCATTCCTTCAGTTAGATGTAATCCTATTTTGTGTCAATGTGGTACCAGCCTTTTCAGTGACTTTAATGATTGATCTCAGCATGACAATGAGGAACACACTATCTGGGTtcatatgtgtttatttgtcctGCATTTTTCATACACCAATCAAACTGTCAACTAATTACAAAGTGTCAAGAATAGTCGAGCCAACTCTAAATTGTTGGGTTTGATTGTAGATCTACCATTCCAGGATGCTGAGAACAGTTTTTTAAGAATTTGAACAGAGATGTTGATCATGAACACATCAAGTCAAGTGCACTCTCTCATTGAACAAATGAAACGGCTTTTGTGTGGCTTTTGCTTTTGTCTGTTtaaatccgacctgtggccatttgctgcatgtcatcccctctttctctccccacTTTCTATCTTTACTATCTGAAAAAATGCATATAAAACAATTCAATGACTTAATGTACAGCATGTATGCATTAGTCATTATGTGCTTACAGGAAGACTATTGCGGTGGTCTGGTGTATGCAAGTGACATCAaattttgcataaaataatgcatttctttgttgttgttggttatcAGGTATTAATATTAAATGTTAGCTTTCAATTCATTTGTACACTTTAACTAATAGTAGAGTAacatgcaaatgttttatgttcaTGATAAAGACTTTAGTAAGAAGATGTCAGCATGCTCCTGTTTATCAGATATACTGTAGCCTACCGTTAATCCCATCAATTAAAAAACGTGCCTCGGTTCAAACTTCAAAAGAAAATTAAAgttgtaaaatataatacaaacaTTGCCTCTAGTGGCATACTGCATACAGCACACAGTTGTAGTGTAATAATAAGAAAAGGTATTCATGTACAGAAGAAATCAGTGTTCCTGTGGTTATTGATCCTTTTTGTCTGCAGGACTCTGGAGATTCTGTGGATCaagtaaaagattaaaaactaaTGCACTCCAGTATTAGTAGggttaatatacagtattttgttATGCACATATAAATTACATCTgtttgtgacagtgtgtgtttacctggaGTTGATGGTGTTCCCTCAATAGTCTGTCATACTCATGTGCCAGACCTTTGGCCTGCCTCCTCATGGCCTCCACTTCAGCATGAGACTTGCGTACAGCTACACACAAACATTACTACATCTATAAATTTCTCCATATATTACCAGTGCATCTTAAAATTAGCTTCTATCATAATACCACAGCTCATGTTTGTATCCAAGAAGTGACCTGTGGTGGTCCTTGCTCTGCAAATGTTTAATAGTGTTTTCTTATAAATCTAGTTTGTCCTGAACATTTTATTATAAGAACAGTTCTTTGGTTTTAAAAGGTATAACTGCAGATCATCCTGTAAGTGATGATTACTCACCCTCCTCAGCAGCTTTCACTTGATCCGCCAACTTGTCAGCCTCCAGCTTCATTTGCTGGGTTTTTGCTGACGTGGATTGTTCCTCATCCAGGAGAGCCTGAGCACAAATGATTCTCCTTAATTACCAACACCAGACAACCGTGCACATCCAAAATACAAATCACAGAAACAGTACTCTGTGAAgaatacagtatgtattaatgCATACACACTTGACAAGGTGGACATGAgttacaaacattttaaaaacgcAAAGTAATGTTATATTGAGGGTACACTAAACTGCAGTAGATATTACACATTGGGGAAGAAAAGGAAACATAAGACAAAGTATTAGTTCTGTCATCAGACTCTGATTAAGTCTCACTTGTTTGAGCATCAAGTTGTCATCCTGATGCTTCTTGGCTGCTTTGACAGCACTGTCCATTTGTGCCTGAAGACCTGAACTGTTCTCCACGGTGATAGCAACCTGGTTTAGCAAGGTGACAATCCGACGCATGATACTGTCATAATTTCACAGGACAGGTacaggaaggaaaaaaagacaggaCGTGAGAAAGTGAAGTGGACAGTTGTGTGGAATGGTGAAGTAATGTTTTTCTTTGACCAAGGTCCCAAAAACATTCTGTTACTCTAAATACATGTGGAAGGAAAAAACACTAACAgccagaggaagagagagaagccAGATATGTAGAGGTTCCTCTGGGCTCTGAACAGCTTCATGTGGACATTGTCGTACAAATTTGGGTTCACCTTGGCGTCGTGCATGGGCTCAGGACCTGAGTACTTCTGCACTTCACGGACAGCATCTGAGAGTGGGCAGGGGTTGCAGAAGCATGACTGAATGTAATGACTGATGCTTGCTGCGCAGGACTGACCATGTCGTCAGTCAACTCAGTGTTATTCGAACTGTGTTGCTCACTACAGGTTGCTTACCAAGGAAAAGAACAATAAGAACCATGATCATAGTAACGAAGCACTTGTTCCAATATGGAGATAACCAGTTCCATATTCTCCAGCTGAAAACCGAACGCCACCTACGAAGTAGGTAAAAATGACACTGTGAGTGTAACATAAAATAGGCTACAGTAGATCTACCCAGAAAGGACATGCATGCActctgctggtgatttgtgtgaagtgtcttttttatttttctcacttACAATCAAACTCTTGCATAggatttgtttttgtgattgatTGAGAAAATGGGCCTCTGCACAGGAAGCTAAGCATGAGTGCTGAATGAACTTCTGATTATGTTTTGggtttgtgtgttgtattgCTGTACCTCCGTGCTGATATGAAGGGTATACACAAGATGAGATTGACTACTATCTCTGCATAGAGGAAGAAAGCCACAGCTGTCCACTGGAGAGTCATTGTGACTGTGATTTCCTGAGGAGAACAGGTTTAATTAACTCCATGTATAGTCTGTATAATAGAATATACAAAAAACAGAATTGAAATATTATAAAGATTTACATGTTAAGTATATTCTTCTATTATCAAACATATTTCtccattaaataaaataatcacatacaattataataatcattccCACCAAATAAGTGGCAGTGGAAGTCAATGAacatgcaaaaatattcatattaCTTTTTGCTTACcaaactacagtatatatagcATACCGTATGTACTATGCTATTTTTATATTGTAGAGTGACTTTTTGAGCATACACACACTGTTTCTGTAGGCCTACTACATAAAACAGGCATTCTGCAGCAAACATCCATAACCCATTTGCTTTTACCTCTAAATCTATTCTTCCTTCCAATCATTAGTATCATCGGCTCATTGTGTTTAAGAGCGAGAGGTGGTCAATCTATTCCAAGCAATAAACAGAGTTGTTGGCTTACCAGACAAAGTTGTACGGTCAGAAGAATGAGAAAGTCCAGACACGCATGcgctcacacacattcacaacagCTGCTGGTGAGCATCTGAGGAGCTACAGCCATAAATAAAACTCTGCTGGCTAGTTGACATCGGTCAGCTGCTTTGGAATTGTTTAAGATCATAACCTGACTGAACAAACTAACCAAAAGCTTTGTTTTCAGTCTACTGAATGAGtgcaagatttttttatttccttctaCACCCCATTTTATTCCTGGTATGTGGTGTGTGAGCTTGTTTGCTGATGTCTTCTCAAATTTCATGTCATGGTATAAAAATAGTCATGTGAGGGAGGAACACTCAGTTTCTCTATTTGAATAATAATTACGCCTTGGTGTTTGTTATTCATCCCAAAACCTCTAACCAGACTCAATATCTCTTTAGGCTGACTTTTGTGACAGGGCATTTTCTCCACAAAAGAAACCAAACAAATGTCCACAAGGGGGCGATGTTATCTAATGACATAATATAGCTTTTGCACGTGGCAGGAAGTCCTGTATGATTTGCAGTTAGAAGGAGATAAGACAGCCGTCAGTGTGAATaaagggctcagtttacacacCAGCTGAATATAAATAGTTACTGAAAATAGCAGTGctctttttgtgtctttgtgcacCTGTTAAAAAGGAACACAAACAGCTATTGGTTTGCTCATCTTGGTCGTGAACACATAAATTGCATGGTTGCACATCATCAACAGAGACTAAGGGAATTCTGCAGCGCAGCCTTCAGTACACTCTCCTTCCTTTTGAATAAAGAGGGTTTTCTTCAGCTCCAATGACTATTCTGTGTATTTTCTCCCTCTCCACTGTATTCAGCTTGCAGAGCTCATTCACACGGGCTTCCTCTGTGAAAGAGATTGATA
Proteins encoded in this window:
- the LOC120564552 gene encoding B-cell receptor-associated protein 29-like isoform X1, with translation MSDTDCAIKRLGQQTLAAVRMKLINSEDASIKEITVTMTLQWTAVAFFLYAEIVVNLILCIPFISARRWRSVFSWRIWNWLSPYWNKCFVTMIMVLIVLFLDAVREVQKYSGPEPMHDAKVNPNLYDNVHMKLFRAQRNLYISGFSLFLWLIMRRIVTLLNQVAITVENSSGLQAQMDSAVKAAKKHQDDNLMLKQALLDEEQSTSAKTQQMKLEADKLADQVKAAEEAVRKSHAEVEAMRRQAKGLAHEYDRLLREHHQLQNLQSPADKKDQ
- the LOC120564552 gene encoding B-cell receptor-associated protein 29-like isoform X2; translated protein: MTLQWTAVAFFLYAEIVVNLILCIPFISARRWRSVFSWRIWNWLSPYWNKCFVTMIMVLIVLFLDAVREVQKYSGPEPMHDAKVNPNLYDNVHMKLFRAQRNLYISGFSLFLWLIMRRIVTLLNQVAITVENSSGLQAQMDSAVKAAKKHQDDNLMLKQALLDEEQSTSAKTQQMKLEADKLADQVKAAEEAVRKSHAEVEAMRRQAKGLAHEYDRLLREHHQLQNLQSPADKKDQ